The following proteins are encoded in a genomic region of Burkholderia gladioli:
- the aepX gene encoding phosphoenolpyruvate mutase: MNAREPNFTESRAARLRRMLTSSDLEFLMEAHNGLSARIVREAGFKGIWGSGLSISAALGVRDNNEASWTQVVDVLEFMADASDLPILLDGDTGYGNFNNMRRLVRKLEQRGIAGVCIEDKQFPKTNSFIDGERQPLAEIDEFAGKIKAGKDSQTDPDFSIVARVEALIAGWGMDEALRRAHAYADAGADAILMHSKLSRPDEILEFARQWNNRAPIVIVPTKYYSTPTDVFRQAGISTVIWANHLVRSAAASMQATARDIFENQTLVNVEDRVATVNEIFRLQDADEYSAAERIYLSSSSRSSNSAIVLAASRGKGLEAVTEDKPKVMLPIAGKPLLRWLVDGFKKEGVNDITVVGGYRADAIDTAGIKLVVNERHAETGELSSLACALERIKGDTIVSYGDLLFRSYIVRDLAESDAEFTVVVDSSLTDSPNQSVRDFALCSAPDDRGLFGQKITLQRVAGDAGNGAPHGRWVGLLNVRGAGVERLKATIAKLQARPDFDQLDIPALLNALVEAGEQISVQYVHGHWRGVNDLDEFRRAGDFAHGQTPLANGAAAGDAQ; encoded by the coding sequence ATGAACGCACGCGAACCCAATTTCACCGAATCCCGCGCGGCGCGGCTGCGCCGCATGCTGACCAGCAGCGACCTCGAATTCCTGATGGAAGCGCACAACGGCCTGTCGGCGCGCATCGTGCGCGAGGCCGGCTTCAAGGGCATCTGGGGCTCGGGCCTGTCGATCTCGGCCGCGCTCGGCGTGCGCGACAACAACGAGGCGAGCTGGACCCAGGTGGTCGACGTGCTCGAGTTCATGGCCGATGCCAGCGACCTGCCGATCCTGCTCGACGGCGACACCGGCTACGGCAACTTCAACAACATGCGCCGCCTGGTGCGCAAGCTCGAGCAGCGCGGCATCGCCGGCGTGTGCATCGAGGACAAGCAATTCCCCAAGACCAACAGCTTCATCGACGGCGAGCGCCAGCCGCTGGCCGAGATCGACGAGTTCGCGGGCAAGATCAAGGCCGGCAAGGATTCGCAGACCGATCCGGACTTCTCGATCGTGGCGCGCGTCGAGGCGCTGATCGCCGGCTGGGGCATGGACGAGGCGCTGCGCCGCGCGCATGCCTACGCCGATGCCGGCGCCGACGCGATCCTGATGCACAGCAAGCTGTCGCGTCCGGACGAGATCCTCGAATTCGCGCGCCAGTGGAACAACCGCGCGCCGATCGTGATCGTGCCGACCAAGTACTACAGCACGCCGACCGACGTGTTCCGCCAGGCCGGCATCAGCACCGTGATCTGGGCGAACCACCTGGTCCGCTCGGCGGCGGCCTCGATGCAGGCCACCGCGCGCGACATCTTCGAGAACCAGACCCTGGTCAACGTCGAGGACCGCGTCGCCACCGTCAACGAGATCTTCCGCCTGCAGGACGCCGACGAGTACTCGGCGGCCGAGCGCATCTACCTGTCCTCCTCCTCGCGTTCGTCGAACTCGGCGATCGTGCTGGCCGCCAGCCGCGGCAAGGGCCTGGAGGCCGTCACCGAGGACAAGCCGAAGGTGATGCTGCCGATCGCCGGCAAGCCGCTGCTGCGCTGGCTGGTGGACGGCTTCAAGAAGGAAGGCGTCAACGACATCACGGTGGTGGGCGGCTATCGCGCCGACGCGATCGACACCGCCGGCATCAAGCTGGTGGTCAACGAGCGCCACGCCGAAACCGGCGAACTGAGCTCGCTGGCCTGCGCGCTCGAGCGCATCAAGGGCGACACCATCGTCTCCTACGGCGACCTGCTGTTCCGCAGCTACATCGTGCGCGACCTGGCCGAGAGCGATGCCGAATTCACGGTGGTGGTCGATTCATCGCTGACCGATTCGCCGAACCAGAGCGTGCGCGACTTCGCCCTGTGCTCGGCGCCCGACGACCGTGGCCTGTTCGGCCAGAAGATCACGCTGCAGCGCGTGGCGGGCGACGCCGGCAACGGCGCGCCGCACGGCCGCTGGGTCGGCCTGCTGAACGTGCGCGGCGCCGGCGTGGAGCGCCTCAAGGCGACCATCGCGAAGCTGCAGGCACGCCCGGACTTCGACCAGCTCGACATCCCGGCCCTGCTCAACGCGCTGGTGGAAGCCGGCGAGCAGATCTCGGTGCAATACGTGCACGGCCACTGGCGCGGCGTGAACGACCTCGACGAATTCCGTCGCGCCGGCGACTTCGCCCACGGCCAGACGCCGCTGGCCAACGGCGCCGCCGCCGGGGACGCGCAATGA
- the aepY gene encoding phosphonopyruvate decarboxylase, whose translation MIEAAQFVEAARERGFDWYAGVPCSYLTPFINYVLQDPTLHYVSAANEGDAVALVAGATLGGRRGIAMMQNSGLGNAVSPLTSLTWTFKLPQLLIVTWRGKPGEHDEPQHALMGPITPQMLDTMEIPWELFPTEADQIAPALERAIRHMDETGRPYALVMQKGSVASYPLKDAPMPAPRAQAATPVSARAAAAEQPTRQQALAAVIERTPLDSTVVLASTGFCGRELYALDDRANQLYMVGSMGCVTPLALGLALARPDLTVVAVDGDGAALMRMGAFATLGAYGPGNLVHLLLDNGAHESTGGQSTVSPCVSFAGVAAACGYASAREGGDLGVIDALFAEPADGARFASLSIRAGVPDGLPRPTVTPVEVKERLMRHIGAGAQ comes from the coding sequence ATGATCGAGGCAGCGCAGTTCGTCGAGGCCGCGCGCGAGCGCGGTTTCGACTGGTACGCGGGCGTGCCCTGCTCGTACCTGACGCCGTTCATCAACTACGTGCTGCAGGACCCGACGCTGCACTACGTGTCGGCCGCCAACGAGGGCGACGCGGTCGCCCTGGTGGCGGGCGCCACGCTGGGCGGGCGGCGCGGCATCGCGATGATGCAGAACTCGGGCCTGGGCAACGCGGTCAGCCCGCTGACCTCGCTGACCTGGACCTTCAAGCTGCCGCAGTTGCTGATCGTCACCTGGCGCGGCAAGCCGGGCGAGCACGACGAGCCGCAGCACGCGCTGATGGGGCCGATCACGCCGCAGATGCTCGACACCATGGAGATCCCGTGGGAGCTGTTCCCGACCGAGGCCGACCAGATCGCCCCGGCGCTGGAGCGCGCGATCCGCCACATGGACGAGACCGGCCGGCCCTACGCACTGGTGATGCAAAAAGGCAGCGTGGCCTCGTATCCGCTCAAGGATGCGCCGATGCCGGCGCCGCGCGCGCAGGCGGCGACGCCCGTCTCGGCCCGCGCCGCGGCCGCCGAGCAGCCGACGCGCCAGCAGGCGCTGGCCGCCGTGATCGAGCGCACGCCGCTCGACTCCACCGTGGTGCTGGCCTCGACCGGTTTCTGCGGCCGCGAGCTCTACGCGCTCGACGATCGCGCCAACCAGCTCTACATGGTCGGCTCGATGGGCTGCGTGACGCCGCTCGCGCTGGGCCTGGCGCTGGCGCGCCCGGACCTGACCGTGGTGGCGGTGGACGGCGACGGCGCCGCGCTGATGCGCATGGGTGCGTTCGCCACGCTCGGCGCCTATGGCCCGGGCAACCTGGTCCACCTGCTGCTCGACAACGGCGCGCACGAATCGACCGGCGGCCAGTCGACGGTTTCGCCCTGCGTCTCGTTCGCGGGCGTGGCGGCGGCCTGCGGCTACGCTTCGGCGCGCGAAGGCGGCGACCTGGGCGTGATCGACGCGCTGTTCGCCGAGCCGGCCGACGGCGCGCGCTTCGCCAGCCTGTCGATCCGCGCCGGCGTGCCCGATGGCCTGCCGCGCCCGACCGTGACGCCGGTCGAAGTGAAGGAACGTCTGATGCGCCACATCGGCGCGGGAGCCCAATGA
- a CDS encoding DUF1801 domain-containing protein — MNRAAKPAEAAPARASDLIDARIAELGDWRGRTLARMRELIRQALPEVVEEWKWMGTPVWSSDGIVCTGESYRAVVKLTFAKGASLPDPAELFNASLDGKVRRAIDLHEGAGIDEAAFIALLREAAALNAAAAEARKTRPKRPR, encoded by the coding sequence ATGAATCGAGCAGCGAAACCAGCCGAGGCGGCCCCGGCCCGCGCCTCCGACCTGATCGACGCGCGCATCGCCGAACTCGGCGACTGGCGCGGCCGAACCCTGGCGCGTATGCGCGAGCTGATCCGGCAGGCGCTGCCCGAGGTGGTCGAGGAATGGAAGTGGATGGGCACGCCGGTCTGGTCCAGCGACGGCATCGTCTGCACCGGCGAATCCTACCGGGCCGTGGTCAAGCTGACCTTCGCGAAAGGCGCCTCGCTGCCGGATCCGGCCGAGCTGTTCAACGCCAGCCTGGACGGCAAGGTGCGGCGCGCGATCGACCTGCATGAAGGCGCCGGCATCGACGAAGCTGCCTTCATCGCCCTGCTACGCGAAGCGGCCGCGCTCAACGCCGCGGCCGCCGAGGCGAGGAAAACCCGGCCGAAGCGCCCGCGTTAA
- a CDS encoding FadR/GntR family transcriptional regulator has product MPERLTARFGKPASSMNAPEAAVDRILAALSAGELKAGDKLPDEVELAQHFGVARMALRTALGVLRDLGLVNTTRGRFGGTFVSTEIRERLRSMALEPRFSAGELRSLSDWRRAISGEACHLAALRASDAQLAELAALAQGFVDDILDTDARRLADARLHVLIAETTGSRHLIEQERAIQEAFGRIYDSLPIVRHPLNIASMDHAPLLQALRARDGERARAAMLAHVESTYAWCCSLLRVQRLD; this is encoded by the coding sequence ATGCCCGAGCGTCTCACCGCCAGATTCGGCAAGCCGGCGAGCAGCATGAACGCGCCCGAGGCGGCCGTCGACCGGATTCTCGCGGCGCTGAGCGCAGGCGAATTGAAGGCCGGCGACAAGCTGCCCGACGAGGTCGAACTCGCGCAGCACTTCGGCGTGGCGCGCATGGCGCTGCGCACGGCGCTAGGCGTGCTGCGCGACCTCGGGCTGGTCAACACCACCCGCGGGCGTTTCGGCGGCACCTTCGTGTCGACCGAGATCCGCGAGCGCTTGCGCAGCATGGCGCTGGAGCCGCGCTTCAGCGCCGGGGAGCTGCGCAGCCTGTCCGACTGGCGGCGCGCGATCTCGGGCGAGGCCTGCCATCTGGCCGCGCTGCGTGCCTCGGATGCGCAACTGGCCGAACTCGCGGCGCTCGCGCAGGGCTTCGTCGACGACATCCTCGACACCGACGCGCGGCGCCTGGCCGATGCGCGGCTGCACGTGCTGATCGCCGAAACCACCGGCTCGCGTCATCTGATCGAACAGGAGCGGGCGATCCAGGAGGCCTTCGGCCGGATCTACGACTCGCTGCCGATCGTCCGGCACCCCCTCAATATCGCCTCGATGGACCACGCGCCGCTGCTGCAGGCGCTGCGCGCCCGCGACGGCGAACGGGCGCGGGCCGCGATGCTGGCCCACGTCGAATCGACCTATGCCTGGTGTTGTTCGCTGCTGCGCGTGCAGCGACTGGACTGA
- a CDS encoding FUSC family protein encodes MTASPTLRLPAALRTLFRPLLDPYRRYRHAKLIHAARVALSVLVSIALSTGLDIPHGEWSSITVLIVIGGLQHHGNIRKKAAERALGTTIGAVAGLALIVLQSTLQWPLLTYLVISVLCGICAYYAIGKAGYIALLSAITILIVAGHGDNEIVDGLWRAVNVIVGIGIALAFSFALPLYATYSWRYKLADALRACAVVHARIVADKTVSDTAHLKEMAALNALLVQMRSLMPWVSKETDITMAQLDAIQRSLRLVISSLEMLASVKPADGDVDGRRYVQTTLRGLNRRIHGLLIGPSRALKFGTLARLHPLPAISVPQGAEVPAQLSGFVSIDDKIARECDLMRQRLQDVSMQWNI; translated from the coding sequence ATGACCGCTTCCCCGACGCTCCGTCTGCCCGCCGCGCTGCGCACGCTGTTCCGCCCGCTGCTCGATCCCTATCGCCGCTACCGCCACGCCAAGCTGATCCATGCTGCGCGCGTGGCCCTCAGCGTGCTGGTGTCGATCGCATTGTCCACTGGCCTCGACATCCCACATGGCGAGTGGTCCTCGATCACCGTGCTGATCGTGATCGGCGGCCTCCAGCATCACGGCAATATCCGCAAGAAAGCCGCCGAGCGCGCGCTCGGCACCACCATCGGCGCGGTGGCCGGGCTCGCGCTGATCGTCCTGCAATCCACCCTGCAGTGGCCCCTGCTCACCTACCTGGTGATCAGCGTGCTGTGCGGGATCTGCGCCTACTACGCGATCGGCAAGGCCGGCTATATCGCCCTGCTGTCGGCGATCACGATCCTGATCGTGGCTGGCCACGGCGACAACGAGATCGTCGACGGCCTCTGGCGCGCTGTGAACGTGATCGTCGGGATCGGCATCGCGCTGGCCTTCTCGTTCGCGCTGCCGCTCTATGCCACCTATTCGTGGCGCTACAAGCTCGCCGACGCCCTGCGCGCCTGCGCCGTGGTGCATGCGCGGATCGTCGCCGACAAGACCGTCAGCGATACCGCCCACCTGAAGGAGATGGCCGCGTTGAACGCCTTGCTGGTGCAGATGCGCTCGCTGATGCCCTGGGTGTCGAAGGAGACCGACATCACCATGGCCCAGCTCGACGCGATCCAGCGTTCGCTGCGGCTGGTGATCAGCTCGCTCGAGATGCTGGCCAGCGTGAAGCCGGCCGACGGCGACGTGGATGGCCGCCGCTACGTGCAGACCACGCTGCGCGGCCTGAACCGCCGCATCCACGGGCTGCTGATCGGGCCCAGCCGCGCGCTGAAGTTCGGCACGCTGGCGCGCCTGCATCCGCTGCCGGCGATCAGCGTGCCGCAAGGCGCCGAGGTGCCGGCCCAACTTTCGGGCTTCGTCTCGATCGACGACAAGATCGCGCGCGAGTGCGACCTGATGCGCCAGCGGCTGCAGGACGTGTCGATGCAGTGGAATATCTGA
- a CDS encoding LysR substrate-binding domain-containing protein → MKQLDLDVLEMVVAIADTGSFVRAAEAVHRSSSALSMQIRTLEEALGKPLFVRSTRKLSITHEGRMIVDYGRRMLAMREEAWASVVRPEVRGRVTIGVPDDYVSTLLPSVLRKFAIAHPRVEIRVIGLPSSALVPLIKDNTVDLACMTRTRGVSAEFIRHEPVVWAALPDNRPIWEERPLPIAVFGHASAARARAVGALNQAGIRYRMSYESPSLLGVISMVEAGLAIAPLARCSVPAQLMQLGEAEGLPPLEDVEVVLARSAKSARPPCDFLAEQMLSDLR, encoded by the coding sequence ATGAAACAGCTCGATCTCGATGTACTGGAAATGGTGGTGGCGATCGCCGACACGGGCTCCTTCGTGCGCGCGGCCGAAGCCGTGCATCGCTCATCGTCGGCGCTCAGCATGCAGATCAGGACGCTGGAGGAGGCGCTCGGCAAGCCGCTGTTCGTGCGCAGCACGCGCAAGCTGTCGATCACGCACGAGGGCAGGATGATCGTCGACTACGGGCGGCGCATGCTGGCGATGCGCGAGGAAGCCTGGGCCTCCGTGGTGCGGCCCGAGGTGCGCGGCCGCGTGACGATCGGCGTGCCCGACGACTATGTCTCCACGCTGCTGCCCTCGGTGCTGCGCAAGTTCGCGATCGCGCATCCACGCGTCGAGATCCGCGTGATCGGCCTGCCCAGCAGCGCGCTGGTGCCGCTGATCAAGGACAACACGGTGGACCTGGCCTGCATGACGCGCACGCGCGGCGTGTCGGCCGAGTTCATCCGCCACGAGCCGGTGGTCTGGGCGGCGCTGCCCGACAACCGCCCGATCTGGGAGGAGCGGCCCCTTCCGATCGCCGTGTTCGGGCATGCCAGCGCGGCGCGGGCGCGAGCGGTCGGCGCGCTGAACCAGGCCGGGATCCGCTACCGCATGTCCTACGAAAGCCCGAGCCTGCTGGGCGTGATCAGCATGGTGGAGGCGGGGCTCGCGATCGCGCCGCTGGCGCGTTGCAGCGTGCCGGCGCAACTGATGCAGCTGGGCGAGGCCGAGGGCCTGCCGCCGCTGGAGGACGTCGAGGTGGTGCTGGCGCGCAGCGCGAAGTCGGCGCGCCCGCCCTGCGATTTCCTGGCCGAGCAGATGCTGAGCGACCTGCGCTGA
- a CDS encoding 2-aminoethylphosphonate aminotransferase codes for MLLLNPGPVTLTERVRQSLLQTDLCHRESEFFDLQDEARRRLVAAYDLDPAEWQAVLMTGSGTAAVESMIAALVPEDGKLLVIENGVYGDRIAQIARQYRIAHEVLKHEWMEAPDLGRVEAALAADRAITHVAVIHHETTTGRLNALGPIAELCRRHGARLLVDGVSSFGAEAIDFADGVTDAVAATANKCLHGVPGAAFVIVRGAALARAASRTYYLDLGRLAKLQAQRNTPFTPSVHAYYALVEALREFEDEGGWQARHARYQALADQVRDGLAARGMPLVLPDGESSVVLRAYKLPAGVAYEALHDGLKERGFVIYAGQGGLSASLFRVSTMGAISPADVDRLLDGFGALTR; via the coding sequence ATGCTGCTGCTCAACCCCGGCCCGGTCACGCTGACCGAGCGCGTGCGCCAAAGCCTGCTGCAGACCGATCTCTGTCACCGCGAAAGCGAATTCTTCGACCTGCAGGACGAGGCGCGCCGCCGCCTGGTGGCCGCCTACGATCTCGATCCCGCCGAATGGCAGGCGGTGCTGATGACGGGTTCGGGCACCGCCGCCGTCGAAAGCATGATCGCGGCCCTGGTACCCGAGGACGGCAAGCTGCTGGTGATCGAGAACGGCGTGTATGGCGACCGCATCGCGCAGATCGCCAGGCAATACCGGATCGCCCACGAGGTGCTGAAGCACGAGTGGATGGAAGCGCCCGACCTCGGCCGCGTCGAGGCCGCGCTGGCCGCCGATCGCGCCATCACGCACGTCGCGGTGATCCATCACGAAACCACCACCGGGCGCCTCAACGCGCTGGGCCCGATCGCCGAGCTGTGCCGCCGGCATGGCGCGCGACTGCTGGTGGATGGCGTCAGCAGCTTCGGCGCCGAGGCGATCGACTTCGCCGACGGCGTGACCGACGCGGTGGCCGCCACCGCCAACAAGTGCCTGCACGGCGTGCCCGGCGCGGCCTTCGTGATCGTGCGCGGCGCGGCGCTGGCGCGGGCCGCCTCGCGCACCTACTACCTCGACCTGGGCCGGCTGGCCAAGCTGCAGGCGCAGCGCAACACGCCGTTCACGCCTTCGGTGCATGCCTATTACGCGCTGGTCGAGGCGCTGCGCGAGTTCGAGGACGAAGGCGGCTGGCAGGCGCGCCACGCGCGCTACCAGGCGCTGGCCGACCAGGTCCGCGACGGCCTGGCCGCGCGCGGCATGCCGCTGGTGCTGCCGGACGGCGAATCCTCGGTGGTGCTGCGCGCCTACAAGCTGCCGGCGGGCGTGGCTTACGAGGCGCTGCACGACGGCCTCAAGGAACGCGGCTTCGTGATCTACGCCGGCCAGGGCGGCCTGTCGGCCTCGCTGTTCCGCGTCTCGACCATGGGCGCGATCTCGCCGGCCGATGTCGACCGGCTGCTCGACGGATTCGGCGCGCTCACGCGCTGA
- a CDS encoding LysE family translocator, whose protein sequence is MGTMIEFVAVGGMLAVTPGPNMVYVMSRSVSQGPRAGLTSLAGVMLGYLTYMFGAAFGLTAIFLTIHGAARVLAAAGALYLLYLSWQAVRPGARSPFEVDTRQAERPRRLFAMGAATSLLNPKLAMLFLSLLPQFIDYQAGDVFRQSMLLGASLVIAFAAVNGAVAIGSGSLAGFLAKRPNWLRAQRWVMGLMLFSLAAKMALDIWR, encoded by the coding sequence ATGGGAACCATGATCGAATTCGTCGCGGTGGGCGGGATGCTGGCGGTCACGCCGGGGCCGAACATGGTCTACGTGATGTCGCGCTCGGTCTCGCAGGGCCCGCGCGCGGGCCTGACCTCGCTGGCCGGCGTGATGCTCGGCTACCTGACCTACATGTTCGGCGCCGCCTTCGGCCTCACCGCGATCTTCCTGACGATTCACGGCGCGGCGCGGGTGCTGGCGGCGGCCGGCGCGCTCTACCTGCTGTACCTGTCCTGGCAGGCGGTGCGCCCCGGCGCTCGCTCGCCGTTCGAGGTGGATACTCGACAGGCCGAACGGCCGCGCCGCCTGTTCGCGATGGGCGCGGCCACCAGCCTGCTCAATCCGAAGCTCGCCATGCTGTTCCTGTCCCTGCTGCCGCAGTTCATCGATTACCAGGCCGGCGACGTGTTCCGCCAGTCGATGCTGCTCGGCGCCTCGCTGGTCATTGCCTTCGCGGCGGTCAATGGCGCCGTCGCGATCGGCTCGGGTTCGCTGGCGGGCTTCCTGGCGAAGCGGCCGAACTGGCTGCGGGCGCAGCGCTGGGTGATGGGGCTGATGCTGTTCTCGCTGGCCGCGAAGATGGCGCTCGATATCTGGCGCTAG
- a CDS encoding NTP transferase domain-containing protein, with protein sequence MRAIILAAGLGLRLQLPPEAQYPKCLLRFDEVSLLERHLRLLETLGVTEIVLALGFQHEKVEAELARLGRQAEIVLNPRFDLGSVLTVHTAAEALTRGGDVLLMDADVLYDDSIMQALVANPEQAVDRLLIDRDFEAGDEPVKLCVKDGVPVELRKQLAVDLQYDTIGESVGFFRFSEGTARRLAEIVAGYVDSGRANLPHEEAVRDLLLEGGRDFDVADVTGAPWIEIDFPNDVARARDEVLPLIQRNTVGAAR encoded by the coding sequence ATGCGAGCCATCATTCTCGCCGCGGGCCTCGGCCTGCGTCTGCAACTGCCCCCCGAGGCGCAATATCCGAAGTGCCTGCTGCGCTTCGACGAGGTGAGCCTGCTCGAGCGCCACCTGCGCCTGCTCGAGACGCTCGGCGTGACCGAGATCGTGCTCGCGCTGGGCTTCCAGCACGAGAAGGTCGAGGCCGAGCTGGCCCGCCTCGGCCGCCAGGCCGAGATCGTCCTGAACCCGCGTTTCGACCTCGGCAGCGTGCTGACGGTGCATACCGCGGCCGAGGCGCTCACGCGCGGCGGCGACGTGCTGCTGATGGACGCCGACGTGCTCTATGACGACAGCATCATGCAGGCGCTGGTCGCGAACCCGGAGCAGGCCGTCGACCGCCTGCTGATCGACCGCGACTTCGAGGCCGGCGACGAGCCGGTCAAGCTCTGCGTGAAGGACGGCGTGCCGGTCGAGCTGCGCAAGCAACTGGCCGTCGACCTCCAATACGACACCATCGGCGAATCGGTCGGTTTCTTCCGCTTCAGCGAAGGCACCGCCCGCCGTCTCGCCGAGATCGTGGCCGGCTATGTCGATTCCGGCCGCGCCAACCTGCCCCACGAGGAAGCCGTGCGCGACCTGCTGCTCGAAGGCGGCCGCGACTTCGACGTCGCCGACGTGACCGGCGCCCCGTGGATCGAAATCGACTTCCCCAACGACGTCGCGCGTGCCCGCGACGAAGTTCTGCCGCTGATTCAGCGTAATACCGTAGGAGCCGCACGATGA
- the pip gene encoding prolyl aminopeptidase gives MYPPIEPYAHGILDTGDGHRLYWERCGTPGAKPAVFLHGGPGAGCGENHRRLFDPARYDVLLFDQRGCGRSTPHASLENNTTQHLVADIERLREMVGVERWLVFGGSWGSALSLAYAETHPERVSELVVRGIFTMRRAELLWYYQEGASWLFPDLWEAFLAPIPEAERGDLMAAYHRRLTGDDEAAKLAAARAWSVWEGRTITLLPNPALAAHFDDPHYALAFARIENHYFVNRGFVEEGQLLRDAHRLAGIPGVIVQGRYDVATPARTAWDLSRAWPEASLEIVPDAGHAYDEPGILRALLAATDRFARS, from the coding sequence ATGTACCCACCGATCGAACCCTACGCGCACGGCATCCTCGACACCGGCGACGGCCATCGTCTGTACTGGGAGCGCTGCGGCACGCCGGGAGCGAAGCCGGCCGTGTTCCTGCACGGCGGTCCCGGCGCCGGCTGCGGCGAGAATCATCGCCGCCTGTTCGACCCGGCGCGCTACGACGTGCTGCTGTTCGACCAGCGCGGCTGCGGCCGCTCCACGCCGCACGCGAGCCTGGAGAACAACACCACGCAGCACCTGGTGGCCGATATCGAGCGGCTGCGCGAGATGGTCGGCGTCGAGCGCTGGCTGGTGTTCGGCGGCTCCTGGGGCAGCGCGCTGTCGCTCGCCTATGCCGAAACCCATCCCGAGCGCGTCAGCGAGCTGGTGGTGCGCGGCATCTTCACGATGCGGCGCGCGGAACTGCTCTGGTACTACCAGGAAGGCGCCTCCTGGCTGTTCCCCGATCTGTGGGAAGCTTTCCTCGCGCCGATCCCCGAAGCCGAGCGCGGCGACCTGATGGCCGCCTACCATCGCCGCCTGACCGGCGACGACGAAGCCGCCAAGCTCGCGGCCGCGCGCGCCTGGAGCGTCTGGGAGGGCCGCACCATCACCCTGCTGCCGAACCCCGCCCTGGCCGCCCACTTCGACGATCCGCACTACGCGCTGGCCTTCGCGCGGATCGAGAACCATTACTTCGTCAATCGCGGCTTCGTCGAGGAAGGCCAGTTGCTGCGCGACGCGCACCGGCTGGCGGGGATTCCCGGCGTGATCGTGCAGGGCCGCTACGACGTCGCGACCCCGGCCCGCACCGCCTGGGACCTGTCGCGCGCCTGGCCGGAAGCGAGCCTGGAAATCGTGCCAGATGCGGGCCACGCCTACGACGAACCGGGCATCCTGCGCGCCCTGCTGGCCGCCACCGACCGCTTCGCGCGAAGCTGA
- a CDS encoding type 1 glutamine amidotransferase domain-containing protein has product MAGKLNDCRIAILAVDGFEQVELTEPQRALQAEGAKVEVISQKAGEIQGFKHVDKGDPTRVDRLFDEARADDYDAVVLPGGVVNGDAIRMIPAARRFVSEAHAADKPIAVICHGGWLPVSAGIVKGHRMTSWPSLQDDIRNAGGEWVDERVVRDGNLITSRKPDDLDAFVSTLVECLVARRGGKQGNAKRPA; this is encoded by the coding sequence ATGGCAGGCAAACTGAACGATTGCAGGATCGCGATTCTCGCCGTCGACGGCTTCGAACAGGTCGAGCTGACCGAGCCGCAACGCGCCTTGCAGGCCGAAGGCGCGAAAGTCGAGGTGATTTCGCAGAAAGCGGGCGAGATCCAGGGTTTCAAGCATGTCGACAAGGGCGATCCCACCAGGGTCGACCGCCTGTTCGACGAGGCACGCGCCGACGACTACGACGCCGTGGTGCTGCCGGGCGGCGTGGTCAACGGCGATGCGATCCGGATGATTCCGGCCGCGCGCCGCTTCGTCAGCGAGGCGCATGCCGCCGACAAGCCGATCGCCGTGATCTGCCACGGCGGCTGGCTGCCGGTGTCGGCGGGCATCGTCAAGGGTCACAGGATGACGAGCTGGCCCAGCCTGCAGGACGACATCCGCAACGCGGGCGGCGAATGGGTCGACGAGCGCGTGGTGCGCGACGGCAACCTGATCACCAGCCGCAAGCCCGACGATCTCGACGCCTTCGTCTCGACCCTGGTCGAGTGCCTGGTGGCCAGGCGCGGCGGCAAGCAAGGCAACGCGAAACGCCCCGCCTGA
- the trhA gene encoding PAQR family membrane homeostasis protein TrhA translates to MLVGERFNSITHGVGALMSMAGLATLVTMGALKGDPYRVVSAAVYGAALLVLYAVSTLYHSVHQPRLKAILQKCDHSAIYLLIAGSYTPFTLITLRGPWGWTLFGVIWGLALFGIVQELTLGRRTRIISMVLYVLMGWLGVIALRPLVVAMSSEGVAWLLAGGVLYSAGIYFFINDERIRHGHGIWHLFVLGGSLCQFISVAAYIM, encoded by the coding sequence GTGCTGGTCGGTGAACGTTTCAATAGCATCACGCATGGAGTCGGCGCGCTGATGTCGATGGCCGGACTGGCCACCCTGGTGACGATGGGCGCGCTCAAGGGCGACCCCTACCGCGTGGTCAGCGCGGCCGTGTACGGCGCGGCGCTGCTGGTGCTGTACGCCGTCTCGACGCTCTATCACAGCGTGCACCAGCCGCGCCTCAAGGCGATCCTGCAGAAGTGCGACCACTCGGCGATCTACCTGCTGATCGCCGGCAGCTACACGCCCTTCACGCTGATCACGCTGCGTGGCCCCTGGGGCTGGACGCTGTTCGGCGTGATCTGGGGGCTGGCGCTGTTCGGCATCGTCCAGGAACTCACGCTGGGACGCAGGACGCGCATCATCTCGATGGTGCTCTACGTGCTGATGGGATGGCTCGGCGTGATCGCGCTGCGCCCGCTGGTGGTGGCGATGTCCTCGGAAGGCGTGGCCTGGCTGCTGGCCGGCGGCGTGCTCTACAGCGCCGGCATCTACTTCTTCATCAATGACGAGCGGATCCGCCACGGCCACGGCATCTGGCATCTGTTCGTGCTGGGCGGCAGCCTCTGCCAGTTCATCAGCGTCGCCGCCTACATCATGTAG